From a single Arachis hypogaea cultivar Tifrunner chromosome 3, arahy.Tifrunner.gnm2.J5K5, whole genome shotgun sequence genomic region:
- the LOC112790828 gene encoding uncharacterized protein yields MDARFQNLGFAANHSANAFKILSNSMQVERSGADYCGTDTILRLDSPGSSIPSCMHSCKGTKRKWDLIDGSMGQRAGSSLSLGLGRSTSSSDSKGSSTIACTAISSAKDIDEESSMDLDLDFSLHLGCEKVQSPNKLVSSNLKTMELQPKFDLELSLLTGPCESDITSVHLSPTPPQLNMEMPLVFTGTQNTEEGSSSCNWKPGLVFPSSNTSLDRDTGFLLKPNAKQFDHSPIVQDLSSSRPKSSVTCTSGLSQHHQPVHRSNNTKICQVEGCGKGARGASGRCISHGGGRRCQKPGCHKGAEGRTVYCKAHGGGRRCEYLGCTKSAEGRTDFCIAHGGGRRCSHEGCTRAARGKSGLCIRHGGGKRCQRENCTKSAEGLSGLCISHGGGRRCQALGCTKGAQGSTMFCKAHGGGKRCTAPGCTKGAEGSTPFCKGHGGGKRCTYQGGGVCSKSVHGGTNFCVAHGGGKRCAIPGCTKSARGRTDHCVRHGGGKRCKFEGCGKSAQGSTDFCKAHGGGKRCSWGHPGSEFGIQPDGPCNSFARGKTGLCALHSGQVHDKRVHGGVSLGSTVQDPHSSNPDELKQVLLAKDMDMGMMKVTSSLGNAAPGTYSDIKQYEAASSNVSAEEGGHMPSLTIPEGRVHGGSLMAMLSGSSVRGSSSGKGVANDPSEAVKGYIMPRSWI; encoded by the coding sequence ATGGATGCAAGGTTCCAGAACTTGGGATTTGCTGCAAATCATTCTGCAAATGCATTCAAGATTTTGAGCAATTCTATGCAAGTTGAACGAAGTGGAGCTGATTATTGTGGTACAGATACCATTTTACGACTCGATTCCCCAGGTTCTTCAATTCCTTCCTGCATGCACTCCTGTAAGGGAACTAAACGGAAGTGGGATCTGATTGATGGAAGCATGGGTCAGAGAGCTGGCTCTTCCTTGTCTCTTGGGCTTGGCCgttcaacaagttcctcagacaGCAAGGGGAGCTCAACCATTGCTTGCACTGCTATATCTTCAGCCAAAGATATTGACGAAGAATCATCTATGGATCTTGACTTGGACTTCTCTCTTCATCTTGGATGTGAGAAAGTACAGAGCCCAAACAAACTTGTTAGTTCAAATTTGAAGACAATGGAGCTGCAGCCCAAGTTTGATTTGGAGTTGAGTCTTTTGACTGGGCCCTGTGAATCGGATATTACAAGTGTTCATCTAAGTCCAACACCTCCTCAGTTGAACATGGAGATGCCTTTGGTGTTCACTGGGACACAAAATACAGAAGAGGGATCATCATCATGTAACTGGAAGCCCGGGCTTGTTTTCCCATCATCAAATACCTCTTTAGATAGAGACACTGGTTTCCTTTTAAAACCAAATGCAAAGCAGTTTGATCATAGTCCCATTGTTCAGGACCTCTCATCGAGCAGACCAAAAAGTTCAGTCACTTGTACTTCCGGGCTATCACAGCATCATCAACCAGTACATCGCTCCAACAATACAAAGATATGTCAAGTTGAGGGATGTGGAAAGGGAGCCAGAGGTGCTTCTGGCCGATGTATATCCCATGGAGGTGGTAGGAGGTGCCAGAAACCTGGGTGCCACAAAGGAGCTGAGGGTCGTACTGTGTACTGCAAGGCCCATGGAGGTGGCAGGCGATGTGAATACCTTGGTTGCACAAAGAGTGCAGAAGGGCGTACAGATTTCTGCATTGCCCATGGTGGTGGCCGAAGATGCAGTCACGAAGGTTGTACCCGAGCTGCCAGGGGGAAATCTGGATTATGTATTCGCCATGGGGGTGGCAAGAGATGCCAGAGAGAAAATTGTACCAAGAGTGCAGAAGGCCTGTCAGGTCTCTGCATCTCACATGGGGGAGGTCGTCGATGCCAAGCTCTTGGATGCACAAAAGGGGCCCAGGGGAGCACAATGTTCTGCAAAGCACATGGTGGGGGTAAACGGTGTACGGCCCCCGGGTGCACCAAGGGTGCTGAGGGAAGCACCCCCTTTTGTAAGGGCCATGGTGGAGGAAAACGCTGTACATACCAAGGTGGTGGAGTTTGCAGTAAAAGCGTGCATGGAGGGACCAACTTCTGTGTGGCACATGGCGGTGGAAAGAGGTGTGCTATTCCTGGCTGTACAAAGAGCGCAAGAGGACGGACTGATCATTGTGTCCGCCATGGCGGTGGGAAGAGATGCAAGTTTGAAGGGTGCGGAAAGAGTGCACAAGGAAGCACCGACTTTTGCAAGGCACATGGGGGTGGCAAGAGATGCTCTTGGGGCCATCCTGGGTCAGAATTTGGCATCCAACCAGATGGTCCTTGTAATTCATTTGCCAGGGGGAAAACTGGTCTGTGTGCACTTCATAGTGGACAAGTGCATGATAAGAGGGTTCATGGTGGTGTCTCTCTGGGATCAACTGTTCAGGATCCTCATTCTAGTAATCCGGATGAACTAAAGCAGGTACTCCTTGCCAAAGACATGGATATGGGTATGATGAAAGTCACAAGCAGCCTTGGCAATGCTGCTCCGGGGACTTACTCTGATATTAAACAATATGAAGCTGCAAGCTCTAATGTCTCTGCCGAGGAAGGCGGTCACATGCCATCACTCACTATTCCTGAAGGTAGGGTGCATGGTGGAAGTCTGATGGCAATGCTATCAGGGAGTTCTGTTCGTGGCTCAAGCAGTGGGAAAGGCGTTGCCAATGATCCATCCGAAGCTGTTAAAGGCTACATCATGCCCAGGAGTTGGATTTAA